From the Phycisphaeraceae bacterium genome, one window contains:
- a CDS encoding protein-glutamate O-methyltransferase CheR, producing the protein MPVATLKINDAQFAKLRQVIYERSGIHFQESKKYVLESRLSRRLEELEFSDYDQYIMFLTAGPYQTDEFQEMFNRITINETSFFRNEPQLEVFERRVLPALLEARKATKQLRFWSAACSSGEEPYTLAIQLHRSLGVRLADWRVEILGTDISEKVLMTAASGIYTNYAIRSVDPMVLSRYFKKDGETYEVNPEIKAMVHFEKLNLKDTLAAKRFGSFDVIFCRNVMIYFDDEMRSRVAKTFHDQLADDGTLFIGHSETLRNLGVPFEPITEPQAFAYTKA; encoded by the coding sequence ATGCCCGTAGCGACGCTCAAAATCAACGATGCCCAGTTCGCCAAGCTGCGCCAGGTCATCTACGAACGCTCCGGGATCCACTTCCAGGAATCCAAGAAGTACGTCCTCGAAAGCCGTCTGTCCCGCAGACTCGAGGAGCTCGAGTTCAGCGACTACGACCAGTACATCATGTTCCTGACCGCCGGGCCTTACCAGACCGACGAGTTCCAGGAGATGTTCAACCGCATCACCATCAATGAGACGAGCTTCTTCCGCAACGAGCCCCAACTCGAGGTCTTCGAACGCCGCGTGCTCCCCGCCCTGCTTGAAGCACGCAAGGCCACTAAGCAACTCCGATTCTGGTCGGCGGCCTGCTCGTCCGGCGAAGAGCCCTACACGCTTGCCATCCAGCTCCACCGCTCACTCGGCGTCCGCCTCGCTGACTGGCGCGTCGAGATCCTCGGGACCGACATCAGCGAAAAGGTCCTCATGACCGCCGCCTCGGGCATCTACACCAACTACGCCATCCGCTCGGTCGATCCGATGGTCCTCTCACGCTACTTCAAGAAAGACGGCGAGACCTACGAGGTCAACCCTGAAATCAAGGCCATGGTGCACTTCGAAAAACTCAACCTCAAAGACACCCTCGCCGCCAAACGCTTCGGCAGCTTCGACGTCATCTTCTGTCGCAACGTGATGATCTACTTCGATGATGAGATGCGCAGCCGCGTGGCCAAGACGTTCCACGATCAGCTCGCCGACGATGGCACCCTATTCATTGGACACAGCGAGACGCTGCGAAACCTCGGCGTGCCCTTTGAACCCATCACCGAACCCCAGGCGTTTGCCTACACCAAGGCCTGA
- a CDS encoding chemotaxis protein CheW, whose protein sequence is MTTLTAEEQTAEITQKIAEAEKHKASSNNDNELLQLVSFVVGEEEYAVSILSVQEINRMMQITKVPQSPSYVEGVINLRGKIIPVIDLRKRFGMPVLENTADSRIIVVEVENRVLGFTVDSVNEVLRISSDIVEPAPTMATGIGSDYVQGVGKLQDRLLILLDLERLFDTVELKAIDRAVKNAA, encoded by the coding sequence ATGACCACCCTCACCGCAGAAGAACAAACCGCCGAGATCACCCAGAAAATCGCCGAGGCCGAAAAACACAAGGCATCCAGCAACAACGACAACGAGCTGCTCCAGCTCGTGAGCTTCGTCGTAGGCGAGGAAGAGTACGCGGTCTCGATCCTGAGCGTTCAGGAAATCAATCGCATGATGCAGATCACCAAGGTTCCTCAGAGCCCGTCCTACGTCGAGGGTGTGATCAACCTCCGTGGCAAAATCATCCCCGTCATCGACCTGCGCAAGCGCTTCGGTATGCCCGTTCTCGAGAACACCGCCGACTCGCGCATCATCGTTGTCGAAGTCGAAAACCGAGTTCTCGGATTCACGGTCGATAGCGTCAACGAGGTCCTGCGCATCAGCTCCGATATCGTCGAGCCTGCCCCAACGATGGCCACCGGCATCGGCAGCGATTACGTCCAGGGCGTTGGCAAACTCCAGGACCGCCTGCTCATCCTCCTCGACCTTGAACGCCTCTTCGACACCGTCGAGCTCAAGGCGATCGACCGGGCCGTCAAGAACGCCGCCTGA
- a CDS encoding diguanylate cyclase — MTDSPGIQTPAPSCPVGWRVLLVEGDQAEVTAWAESLRVARPNWTVRTAMTIEEALVLGQDADLVISALTLPDGEGVELVDGWELLRRDVPVVILANNDESHHASDVIRDGAYDFIVRTDHIADLLPTIIEKNIQQHNIRQDNHNLQAQLRTTLTQVRLKNQQLEEAVSKLETVAATDHLTGLANRRALGEALERGVAEAQRYGRDIACLMMDLNDFKQLNDTAGHAFGDLVLRELARVLRANSRRSDCAGRLGGDEFVLLMPETELSTAEAVAERIQTEFALACRAQMLRHGHHIDTGVSTGVATLYGSGSRNGEQLLARADAALYAHKRQHHGDRIIRQSIIPPDTLRYTGDDEPAV; from the coding sequence ATGACCGATTCGCCCGGGATCCAGACGCCAGCACCTTCCTGCCCTGTGGGCTGGCGGGTTCTGCTGGTTGAGGGTGACCAGGCCGAGGTCACCGCCTGGGCCGAGAGCCTCCGCGTGGCGCGTCCCAACTGGACAGTCCGTACCGCGATGACCATCGAAGAAGCCCTGGTCCTCGGTCAAGATGCCGATCTGGTTATCTCAGCCCTTACCCTCCCCGATGGCGAAGGCGTCGAGCTCGTCGATGGCTGGGAACTGCTCCGTCGTGATGTGCCCGTGGTCATCCTCGCCAACAACGACGAGAGCCACCACGCGTCTGATGTCATCCGAGATGGTGCCTACGACTTCATCGTCCGCACCGATCACATCGCCGACCTGCTGCCCACGATCATCGAAAAGAACATCCAGCAACACAACATCCGCCAGGACAACCACAACCTGCAGGCTCAGCTACGCACCACACTCACGCAGGTCCGACTCAAGAATCAGCAGCTCGAAGAGGCCGTCTCGAAGCTGGAAACCGTCGCCGCTACCGATCACCTCACCGGGCTGGCCAACCGCCGAGCCCTTGGTGAAGCCCTCGAACGCGGGGTCGCCGAGGCACAACGCTACGGTCGCGACATCGCCTGCCTGATGATGGACCTCAACGATTTCAAGCAGCTCAACGATACTGCGGGGCATGCCTTTGGCGACCTGGTGCTCCGCGAACTCGCGCGTGTCCTGCGAGCCAACAGTCGGAGATCCGATTGTGCAGGTCGACTGGGCGGCGACGAGTTCGTCCTGCTCATGCCGGAGACCGAACTGAGCACCGCGGAGGCCGTCGCCGAACGTATCCAGACCGAGTTTGCGCTCGCCTGCCGAGCCCAGATGCTCCGACACGGGCACCACATCGACACAGGCGTCAGCACCGGCGTCGCCACCCTCTACGGCTCGGGCTCACGCAACGGCGAGCAACTCCTCGCTCGCGCCGACGCCGCCCTCTACGCGCACAAGAGGCAGCACCACGGCGACCGCATCATTCGCCAAAGCATCATCCCGCCAGACACCCTCCGCTACACCGGCGACGACGAGCCGGCGGTGTAA
- a CDS encoding L-threonylcarbamoyladenylate synthase: protein MASSALQKPDAASIRRAAAHLAAGGLVGMPTETVYGLAASAFDERAVAAVFRVKRRPRFDPLIVHVESPEQAGSLVTAWPEAAQRLAERFWPGPLTLVLPKHESVPDLVTAGLDSVAVRSPDHPVALALIQALNGPIAAPSANRFGGISPTLAEHVVEELGDEVGLILDAGPCSRGVESTVVSLLGERAVLLRPGALAVEAIEGVIGQVVIPEQESDNPSTAQASPGRLERHYAPGTPMLLYIKTLPEPEAMHQAATAGRAERVGLLTLGPDTLAESAFSWSERVCLSDSADMEEAAAGLFAALRRLDQASLDLIVAQSPREQGGLGAAIADRLRRGAVRG from the coding sequence ATGGCCTCATCTGCTCTCCAAAAGCCCGACGCGGCATCGATCCGGCGTGCCGCAGCCCACCTGGCTGCGGGCGGGCTGGTCGGGATGCCCACCGAGACGGTTTACGGCTTGGCGGCTTCGGCGTTCGACGAAAGGGCGGTCGCGGCGGTTTTTCGAGTCAAGCGGCGACCCCGCTTCGACCCGTTGATTGTCCATGTAGAGAGTCCTGAGCAGGCCGGGTCGCTGGTGACGGCGTGGCCGGAGGCCGCTCAGCGGCTCGCAGAGCGGTTCTGGCCGGGCCCGCTGACGCTGGTGTTGCCCAAGCACGAATCGGTCCCGGACCTGGTGACCGCAGGCCTGGACTCGGTGGCGGTGAGGTCCCCCGATCACCCGGTGGCCTTGGCGTTAATTCAGGCGTTGAACGGGCCGATCGCCGCGCCGAGTGCCAATCGTTTTGGCGGAATCAGCCCAACCCTGGCCGAGCATGTGGTGGAGGAGTTGGGAGATGAGGTGGGTCTGATTCTCGATGCGGGGCCGTGCAGCAGGGGGGTGGAGTCGACGGTGGTCAGCCTTCTTGGCGAGCGGGCGGTGCTGCTGCGTCCGGGTGCGTTGGCTGTGGAAGCGATCGAGGGGGTGATTGGCCAGGTGGTTATCCCGGAACAAGAGTCCGATAACCCTTCGACTGCTCAGGCGTCGCCGGGGAGGCTGGAGAGGCACTATGCCCCAGGGACGCCGATGCTGCTCTATATAAAGACTCTGCCCGAGCCTGAGGCGATGCACCAAGCCGCTACCGCGGGGCGTGCGGAGCGGGTCGGCCTGCTGACATTGGGGCCGGACACTCTGGCGGAGTCTGCTTTTTCGTGGTCCGAGCGGGTCTGCCTGAGCGACTCGGCTGACATGGAGGAGGCTGCTGCGGGCCTGTTTGCGGCGTTGCGGCGTCTCGACCAAGCGAGTTTGGACCTGATCGTCGCTCAGAGCCCTCGGGAGCAAGGCGGTTTAGGGGCCGCCATCGCCGATCGGCTGCGTCGTGGGGCGGTGCGGGGCTGA
- a CDS encoding cation-translocating P-type ATPase yields the protein MAHDFVKDQFHLDAAGGRLGFQIMLTLLGGTLLIAASVALLLFENHDTSRLVAAIATILLAGPLVWTAVKEIMHGHMHMNELVALAVLAAFATGEYIEAGAIAFFMIISVLIENRTALGAQKSIEELVRITPTRAFRLTDGNEQEVDASSLAPGDVVRVRPGDNVPADGIILRGASTIDQANITGESIPAEKAEGDEVYSGTINLTGLMEIRVSSAGEDTTLGRVKEMILQAEQTKAPFMRMIDRYASWYTPTVLMLVFIVWFFRSQTDPQDAAERAISMLVIACPCALILATPTAMVAALSAAARLGVLVKSVVNLETARTLTSIIFDKTGTLTTGSLEVSRLAPAEGVEAADLLRSAASAEQNSRHPVARAVFGVARKAKLNLAEPAEFQEVAGKGVRAKLDDGWVLVGRATWLNEEQIDDHARTLANEVSVNPETEGLSVLCVVKDGRFLGWIGLADNTRPEAQQAVDHLRDLGIKRMVMCTGDRESVAKRVAAQLSTEYQAEVLPGQKLELVDELKGRGHRVAMVGDGVNDAPALAAGDISIAMGAAGSDVAIHSASIVINNNNLNRIPFLIELSRKTYAVVMQNVALGGGFIIIFLALAAMGYITPILAAVLHVVSSLVVIFNSARLVRCGEEIEANEAKALAAVKPATPKRSAASGGPGAAGGLVPA from the coding sequence ATGGCACACGACTTTGTTAAAGACCAGTTCCATCTCGACGCTGCGGGTGGCCGCCTTGGCTTCCAGATCATGCTCACGCTGCTTGGCGGGACGCTGCTGATTGCGGCGAGCGTGGCGCTGCTGCTGTTTGAGAATCACGACACGTCCAGGCTGGTGGCGGCGATTGCGACGATCCTGCTCGCGGGCCCGCTGGTGTGGACGGCGGTCAAGGAGATCATGCACGGGCACATGCACATGAACGAGCTGGTAGCGCTCGCGGTGCTGGCCGCGTTCGCGACGGGCGAGTACATCGAGGCGGGTGCGATCGCGTTTTTCATGATCATCTCGGTGCTGATCGAGAACCGGACGGCGTTGGGTGCTCAGAAGTCGATCGAGGAGCTGGTGCGGATTACGCCCACGCGTGCGTTCCGGCTCACTGATGGCAACGAGCAGGAGGTTGATGCGTCGTCGCTGGCGCCCGGCGATGTGGTGCGGGTTCGTCCGGGTGACAACGTCCCCGCGGACGGCATTATTCTTCGCGGGGCTTCGACGATCGATCAGGCCAACATCACGGGTGAGTCGATCCCTGCCGAGAAGGCCGAGGGTGATGAGGTTTACTCGGGCACGATCAACCTGACGGGCTTGATGGAGATCCGGGTGTCGTCAGCGGGTGAGGATACGACGCTGGGGCGGGTCAAGGAGATGATTCTGCAGGCCGAGCAGACCAAGGCTCCGTTCATGCGGATGATCGATCGGTATGCGTCTTGGTATACGCCGACGGTGCTGATGCTGGTGTTTATTGTGTGGTTTTTCCGGAGTCAGACGGACCCGCAGGACGCGGCGGAGCGAGCGATCTCGATGCTGGTGATCGCGTGCCCGTGTGCGTTGATTCTGGCGACGCCTACGGCGATGGTGGCTGCGCTATCGGCTGCTGCCCGGCTGGGTGTGCTGGTGAAGTCGGTGGTGAATCTGGAGACGGCGCGGACGCTGACGTCGATTATTTTTGACAAGACCGGGACGCTGACGACGGGGTCGCTGGAGGTTTCGCGGCTGGCTCCTGCGGAAGGTGTTGAGGCGGCGGACCTGCTGCGTTCGGCGGCGTCTGCGGAGCAGAACTCGCGTCACCCGGTGGCTCGGGCGGTGTTTGGTGTGGCGCGCAAGGCGAAGCTGAATCTCGCGGAGCCGGCGGAGTTTCAGGAAGTGGCGGGCAAGGGTGTGCGGGCCAAGCTCGATGACGGCTGGGTGCTGGTCGGTCGGGCGACGTGGCTGAATGAAGAGCAGATTGATGACCACGCGCGGACGCTGGCGAATGAGGTCTCGGTGAATCCTGAGACCGAGGGATTGTCGGTGTTGTGTGTGGTGAAGGATGGCCGGTTCCTGGGCTGGATCGGGCTGGCGGACAACACGCGGCCGGAGGCGCAGCAGGCGGTGGATCACCTGCGAGACCTGGGGATCAAGCGGATGGTGATGTGTACGGGTGACCGGGAGTCGGTGGCCAAGCGCGTCGCGGCGCAGTTGAGTACGGAGTATCAGGCTGAGGTGCTGCCGGGGCAGAAGCTCGAGCTGGTTGATGAGTTGAAGGGGCGGGGTCATCGCGTGGCGATGGTGGGTGATGGCGTCAATGATGCGCCGGCGCTGGCTGCGGGCGATATTTCGATCGCGATGGGGGCGGCGGGGTCGGACGTGGCGATTCACTCGGCGTCGATCGTGATCAACAACAACAACCTCAACCGGATCCCGTTTTTGATCGAGTTGAGCCGTAAGACTTATGCGGTGGTGATGCAGAATGTTGCGCTGGGTGGCGGGTTTATCATCATCTTCCTGGCGTTGGCGGCGATGGGTTACATCACGCCGATCCTTGCTGCGGTGCTGCATGTGGTGAGTTCGCTGGTGGTGATCTTCAACTCGGCGCGGCTGGTGCGGTGCGGGGAGGAGATCGAGGCGAATGAGGCGAAGGCGTTGGCGGCGGTGAAGCCTGCGACGCCGAAGCGGTCTGCGGCTTCGGGTGGGCCGGGTGCGGCGGGTGGTCTTGTGCCGGCTTGA
- a CDS encoding SPFH domain-containing protein, producing MANDAQTYRRATNAAFVGLGTQALLFAAFGLLGLYAQSGAINALAWHTAAGLPIWVALIILYYQHRLEQEEALEAERLTRSDRRAAALFEEAGANLQLSRQRLEWLQKWGLTIASILTASLLLAIGPSLLYSHYLRIANDAIEPWVRGDVHHGLLIILLASFAFVGFLVGRFISGMTRTESWLALRGGAGTLMGTVFLALLSIVAVVLHMVGFEPAFEWLALAVPAVTTLIGLEVFANLVLALYQPRRPGQFVRPAFDSRLLGWMSSPESIGKIVSETLAYQFGFDLSKSYAYRQLMRLLTPMFLVAVVTLFGMTSLVVVEPQQQAVIKTFGQLSDRVLSAGLHVKAPWPISTISRHDVYRVSELRMGSTEGAERRHDAAILWTNEHVEGQETYLVTAPSRFPDQPESSDIAAGELVGGDVIIKYRINPEGGLLEYLTSAVSPEAVFSSVASRRMNQYFATRQIDDLLRSDRIEASRALLVDIQRDVDGLDLGIEVLAISITSMHPPQAGEVAQSFHDQIGALQESLSEVNRANRDAVTTLAEVAGSREQALAISDAIQRLERLRLQLAAENTADLQGEVSRQEALIEELVADAGGRAAQLIAQARAFRWQYAIEERAKSEQFPAEIAAFTHAPDYFKARRYFEALTQSLENRPKIILAKPDITSPVEDRVIELDLQESRTGLESILGSNN from the coding sequence ATGGCCAACGACGCACAGACCTATCGTCGAGCAACCAACGCCGCCTTCGTCGGCCTGGGCACGCAGGCGCTGCTTTTTGCCGCCTTCGGGCTGCTTGGGCTTTATGCACAGTCGGGCGCGATTAACGCTCTGGCCTGGCACACGGCGGCTGGGCTGCCGATCTGGGTTGCTCTGATCATTCTCTACTACCAGCACCGGCTGGAGCAGGAGGAGGCTCTGGAGGCCGAGCGTCTGACGCGATCGGACCGGCGGGCTGCGGCACTTTTTGAGGAAGCCGGGGCGAATCTGCAGCTCTCGCGTCAGCGGCTCGAGTGGCTGCAGAAGTGGGGTCTGACGATCGCGTCGATTCTGACCGCCAGCTTGCTGCTGGCGATCGGCCCGTCGCTTCTCTATAGCCACTATCTGCGGATCGCCAACGACGCGATCGAGCCGTGGGTGCGGGGTGATGTGCATCACGGGTTGCTGATCATTCTGCTGGCGAGTTTTGCGTTTGTGGGTTTTCTGGTGGGCCGGTTCATCTCGGGCATGACCAGGACCGAGAGCTGGCTTGCGCTGCGTGGCGGGGCCGGGACGCTGATGGGCACGGTCTTTTTGGCTTTGCTCTCGATCGTCGCGGTGGTGCTGCACATGGTCGGCTTCGAGCCGGCGTTCGAGTGGCTTGCGTTGGCGGTGCCGGCGGTTACGACGCTGATTGGTCTTGAGGTGTTCGCCAACCTTGTGCTTGCGTTGTATCAGCCTCGTCGGCCGGGTCAGTTTGTTCGGCCTGCGTTTGATTCGCGGCTGCTTGGGTGGATGTCGAGTCCTGAGTCGATCGGCAAGATTGTTTCGGAGACGCTGGCGTACCAGTTCGGTTTTGATCTTTCAAAGAGCTATGCGTATCGGCAACTGATGCGGCTGCTGACGCCTATGTTTCTTGTGGCCGTGGTCACGCTTTTCGGGATGACCAGTCTGGTGGTTGTCGAGCCTCAGCAGCAGGCGGTCATCAAGACCTTTGGTCAGCTCTCGGATCGTGTGCTCTCTGCGGGTCTACATGTCAAGGCGCCGTGGCCGATCAGCACGATCAGTCGGCACGATGTTTATCGCGTGTCGGAGTTGCGCATGGGTTCGACGGAGGGTGCTGAGCGTCGTCACGATGCGGCGATCCTCTGGACCAACGAGCATGTCGAAGGCCAGGAGACTTATCTGGTTACGGCTCCCTCTCGTTTTCCGGATCAGCCGGAGTCATCGGATATTGCGGCGGGTGAGCTGGTCGGCGGGGATGTGATCATCAAGTACCGGATCAATCCCGAGGGCGGGCTGCTTGAGTACTTGACGAGTGCGGTGAGTCCTGAGGCGGTTTTTAGCTCTGTGGCGAGTCGGCGGATGAACCAGTATTTCGCGACGCGGCAGATTGATGATCTGCTTCGATCTGATCGGATCGAGGCGAGTCGTGCGTTGCTGGTGGATATTCAGCGGGATGTTGATGGGCTTGATTTGGGCATCGAAGTGCTTGCGATCTCGATTACGTCGATGCACCCGCCTCAGGCGGGCGAGGTTGCCCAGAGTTTTCACGACCAGATCGGCGCGTTGCAGGAGAGTTTATCTGAGGTGAATCGGGCTAATCGCGATGCGGTGACGACGCTGGCGGAGGTTGCGGGTTCGCGTGAGCAGGCGTTGGCGATCAGTGATGCTATCCAGCGGCTCGAGCGTCTTCGGTTGCAGTTGGCTGCGGAGAACACGGCTGATCTTCAGGGTGAGGTGTCCAGGCAGGAGGCCTTGATTGAGGAGTTGGTTGCTGACGCTGGCGGTCGGGCTGCTCAGTTGATTGCTCAGGCTCGTGCGTTCCGGTGGCAGTATGCCATTGAGGAGCGTGCCAAGTCCGAGCAGTTCCCGGCGGAGATCGCGGCGTTTACTCATGCACCTGACTATTTCAAGGCTCGGCGGTACTTCGAGGCGTTGACTCAATCGCTTGAGAACCGGCCGAAGATCATCCTTGCCAAGCCCGACATCACCTCGCCTGTTGAGGATCGTGTCATCGAACTTGATCTTCAGGAATCCCGTACCGGTCTGGAGTCTATCCTCGGATCGAACAACTGA
- a CDS encoding SPFH domain-containing protein — MQNYINTIIIALVISIVLAIYTFTYSVRYDEVAVVTRFDRVVEGSLVEQPGLGLKAPLPINRVYKFSKKLQILEDQLEEFQTSDGYAVIVKTDLIWRIEDPLAFFRSLRTVERAEEQLNPLLRELTAVVSRYRFDQLVNNDPSELALPEIEQAAADELRRKLEGLDYGIAIERIGIRRLTLPESTTEKVFERMRTTRQALAEKARAEGRARAATIRSDAESARDRILAFAQRRAEGIRSEGLREAATYYAAFAENEELAIFLNSMESLKTILSNNTKFLLDAEQLGAARVFDTEQR; from the coding sequence ATGCAGAACTACATCAACACCATCATCATCGCTCTGGTGATCTCCATTGTCCTGGCGATCTACACGTTTACTTACTCGGTCCGCTACGACGAGGTGGCGGTCGTCACCCGGTTCGACAGGGTGGTCGAGGGCAGTCTGGTTGAGCAGCCGGGGCTTGGGCTCAAGGCCCCGTTGCCGATCAACCGGGTGTACAAGTTCTCCAAGAAGCTGCAGATTCTTGAGGATCAGCTCGAGGAGTTTCAGACGTCTGATGGCTACGCGGTGATCGTGAAGACCGATCTGATCTGGCGTATTGAGGACCCGCTGGCTTTTTTCCGGAGTCTGCGGACGGTGGAGCGAGCCGAGGAGCAGCTCAACCCGTTGCTGCGTGAGTTGACGGCGGTGGTGAGTCGGTATCGGTTTGATCAACTGGTCAACAACGACCCGTCTGAGTTGGCTCTGCCGGAGATCGAGCAGGCGGCTGCTGACGAGCTGCGCAGGAAGCTGGAGGGGCTTGACTACGGCATTGCGATTGAGCGGATCGGCATCCGGAGGCTGACGCTGCCTGAGTCGACGACGGAGAAGGTTTTTGAGCGGATGCGGACGACGCGGCAGGCGCTTGCTGAGAAGGCTCGGGCTGAGGGTCGTGCGCGTGCGGCGACGATTCGGTCTGATGCGGAGTCGGCGCGTGACCGGATTCTGGCGTTTGCTCAGCGGCGGGCTGAGGGCATTCGGTCGGAGGGGTTGCGGGAGGCGGCGACGTATTACGCGGCGTTCGCTGAGAACGAAGAGCTTGCGATCTTCCTGAACTCGATGGAGAGTCTCAAGACGATCCTTTCTAATAACACCAAGTTCCTGCTGGACGCTGAACAACTCGGTGCCGCCCGCGTGTTCGATACTGAGCAGCGCTGA
- a CDS encoding SPFH domain-containing protein, whose translation MNQDNDPISQLQDAPAASEPVVDPRDEQVFDPAQQSLADALQVSFRVLAIIMAFLVVLYLASGTKRVEEQEKAVQLFFGNIAGEPGQQTYGPGWHLGWPRPIGDWIVVPTAPRTIRIDRAFWFQVTEANQGRTLDDLSGSAGPLNPEFDGALITGDANVVHAQYEVAYRIGDGPSDPIDFVVNVGTVEKADELVRSAVESGILRAVAEIEADDAVRGRINQTLSLRYAQETLSNLKTGVELTTLAANRTTMPLSVRAAYREVNDAESERANLINQARQESTQILRDTAGPGADGLFEMIQAYEIAQTAGETDASERMQAMLDNALSNQQLPIEFGGQPIVGEVRSILNTASSFRTQEVERIRTEVRRFESVLAEHRSNPTIVENRILQDTRRQILSGESNEAFYLAPGQVRIQINRDPDVQREIDEQRMQAIDAQSNTVRNQQR comes from the coding sequence ATGAATCAGGACAACGATCCGATCAGTCAGTTACAAGACGCTCCTGCGGCGTCAGAGCCCGTGGTGGATCCGCGTGACGAGCAGGTTTTCGATCCTGCTCAGCAATCGCTCGCGGACGCGTTGCAGGTCAGCTTTCGGGTGCTCGCGATCATCATGGCGTTTCTCGTCGTTCTCTATCTGGCTTCCGGGACCAAGCGCGTCGAGGAGCAGGAGAAGGCGGTTCAGCTGTTTTTCGGCAACATTGCGGGGGAACCCGGGCAGCAGACGTATGGTCCTGGCTGGCACCTGGGTTGGCCACGGCCCATCGGCGACTGGATTGTTGTCCCGACGGCGCCTCGAACGATCCGCATTGATCGCGCGTTCTGGTTCCAGGTGACCGAGGCGAATCAGGGGCGGACGCTTGACGATCTTTCGGGGTCGGCGGGCCCGCTTAATCCTGAGTTTGATGGCGCTCTGATCACGGGTGACGCCAACGTGGTGCATGCTCAGTATGAGGTGGCTTACCGCATTGGTGATGGCCCGAGCGATCCGATTGATTTTGTGGTGAATGTCGGCACGGTTGAGAAGGCGGATGAGTTGGTCCGATCGGCGGTGGAGTCGGGGATTCTCCGGGCGGTCGCTGAGATCGAGGCGGATGACGCTGTTCGCGGGCGTATCAACCAGACGCTGTCGCTTCGGTATGCGCAGGAGACGCTGAGCAACTTGAAGACCGGCGTCGAGCTGACCACTCTGGCGGCGAACCGGACGACGATGCCGTTGTCGGTTCGGGCGGCTTATCGTGAGGTCAACGATGCCGAGTCGGAGCGGGCGAATCTGATTAATCAGGCGCGTCAGGAATCGACGCAGATTTTGCGTGACACGGCGGGCCCGGGTGCTGATGGTCTTTTCGAGATGATCCAGGCTTACGAGATCGCTCAGACCGCAGGTGAGACCGATGCTTCGGAGCGTATGCAGGCGATGCTCGACAATGCGTTGAGTAATCAGCAGCTCCCGATTGAGTTTGGCGGGCAGCCGATCGTTGGTGAGGTACGGTCGATTTTGAATACCGCGTCGTCATTTCGGACGCAGGAGGTTGAGCGGATTCGCACGGAGGTTCGTCGGTTTGAATCGGTTCTCGCTGAGCACCGGAGCAACCCAACGATTGTTGAGAACCGTATCCTGCAGGACACCCGGCGGCAGATTCTGTCGGGTGAGAGCAATGAGGCGTTTTATCTCGCACCGGGCCAGGTTCGTATTCAGATCAACCGGGATCCTGACGTTCAGCGAGAGATTGATGAGCAGCGGATGCAGGCCATTGATGCCCAGTCCAATACTGTCCGGAACCAGCAGCGCTAG